In the Mus pahari chromosome 19, PAHARI_EIJ_v1.1, whole genome shotgun sequence genome, one interval contains:
- the LOC110336250 gene encoding disintegrin and metalloproteinase domain-containing protein 25-like: MKLQKNENPTLMQSHYEGWWTHRHFLDLALVVDRERIRYHNNNTSRVLEEVFLIISLINEIYFALDVEVVLIGLEMWNEGNLVPVDRMEILLEEFCVWKTLSLNSRVPNDIAHLFVNHYFGIYLGLAYIGTVCVPSHNCGVDRLLGPNVIFFGHIIAHEMGHNLGMKHDSSSCTCGRNYCLMSSTYSDNPEFSNCSYSAFWITYATTNCLRKEKKSVGNLQLQFCGNGVVDDGEQCDCGDRNMCERDPCCNSRCTLNDGAACAFGLCCLYCQIMPAGTVCREKVNECDLPEWCNGHSHKCPNDVYLLDGSPCRDGGYCYEKRCNNRDEQCKQIFGKEARSADHSCYRELNTQGDRFGNCGMIRGAYLRCHDSDILCGRVQCENVTGIPFLREHSTIHWTHLNGVTCWGTDYHFGMTIPDIGIVKDGTDCGPEHVCINKKCVSKSIWLEQCSPKTCTMKGVCNNLHHCHCNRGWDPPHCLESGFGGSVDSGPPPGEVESQPHMDLVSIISILSIVSLFFLLPLLLNMYIRAPSKTEEPIVSTSEEVEESNVASNESEEQQVEM; the protein is encoded by the coding sequence ATGAAACTTCAGAAGAATGAGAACCCCACTCTGATGCAAAGCCACTATGAGGGATGGTGGACCCACCGGCATTTTCTTGACCTGGCATTGGTTGTGGACCGTGAGCGAATTCGTTATCATAACAATAATACATCACGTGTGTTAGAGGAAGTATTCCTCATTATCAGTTTAATAAATGAGATTTATTTTGCACTGGATGTTGAGGTAGTTTTAATTGGACTTGAGATGTGGAATGAAGGAAATCTTGTGCCAGTGGATAGAATGGAAATTCTTCTAGAAGAATTTTGTGTTTGGAAGACTCTCAGCCTTAATAGTCGTGTTCCGAATGACATTGCACATCTTTTTGTGAATCATTATTTTGGTATTTACCTTGGATTAGCCTATATTGGAACTGTCTGTGTGCCATCTCATAATTGTGGAGTTGATCGTCTGTTAGGAcctaatgttattttttttgGACATATTATAGCACATGAGATGGGTCATAATTTGGGTATGAAGCATGATAGCAGCTCATGTACATGTGGAAGAAATTATTGCTTAATGTCTTCAACATACAGTGACAACCCCGAGTTCAGTAACTGTAGTTATTCTGCCTTCTGGATAACGTATGCTACTACCAATTGTTTGCGCAAGGAAAAGAAGTCAGTAGGCAacctacaactccagttctgTGGGAATGGAGTGGTTGACGATGGAGAGCAGTGTGATTGTGGAGACAGGAATATGTGTGAAAGAGATCCATGTTGTAACTCCAGGTGTACCCTTAATGATGGCGCTGCCTGTGCTTTTGGGCTTTGCTGCTTATATTGTCAGATCATGCCAGCAGGCACAGTTTGCAGAGAAAAGGTCAATGAATGTGACCTTCCAGAATGGTGCAACGGACATTCACATAAGTGTCCTAATGACGTTTATTTGCTTGATGGGAGTCCCTGTAGAGATGGTGGCTACTGCTATGAGAAGAGATGTAATAACCGAGATGAACAGTGTAAGCAAATCTTCGGCAAAGAAGCCAGGAGTGCAGATCACAGTTGCTACAGAGAACTCAACACCCAAGGTGACCGTTTTGGCAACTGTGGTATGATCAGAGGTGCATACTTAAGATGTCATGACTCAGACATCCTCTGTGGCAGAGTTCAGTGTGAGAATGTAACAGGCATTCCATTTTTGAGGGAGCATTCCACTATACACTGGACTCACCTCAATGGTGTCACCTGTTGGGGGACTGATTACCATTTTGGGATGACAATCCCTGACATTGGTATTGTGAAAGATGGCACAGACTGTGGTCCAGAGCATGTGTGTATTAATAAGAAGTGTGTCAGTAAGTCAATTTGGCTAGAACAGTGTTCACCTAAGACATGTACTATGAAAGGTGTGTGCAACAATTTACACCACTGCCACTGCAACCGTGGGTGGGACCCACCACATTGCCTGGAAAGTGGCTTTGGAGGGAGTGTTGACAGTGGTCCTCCACCTGGGGAAGTAGAATCCCAGCCACATATGGACCTGGTATCGATTATTTCAATTCTTTCCATTGTTTCCTTATTCTTTCTGTTACCTTTGCTTTTGAATATGTATATAAGAGCACCATCAAAGACTGAGGAACCCATTGTTTCCACTTCTGAGGAGGTAGAAGAGAGCAATGTGGCAAGTAATGAGTCAGAAGAGCAACAGGTTGAAATGTGA